Proteins encoded within one genomic window of Prinia subflava isolate CZ2003 ecotype Zambia unplaced genomic scaffold, Cam_Psub_1.2 scaffold_53_NEW, whole genome shotgun sequence:
- the PRPH gene encoding peripherin has translation MSRRDRDPRVPPPLTAAPGRLAEAAAARGAEREELAALNDRFAAFLERVRALERQNGTLRAALGRATAATGPRTGLVQGELQGLRERLQRLGRDRDRLQAERDGLATDLAALRQRLEDETQKREDAEKSLVLFRKDVDHATLSRLELERKVELLMDEIGFLKKLHEEELRDLEVSAPSPAGLAEAEVCKPELTAALREIRTQYESIAVKNLQEAEEWYKSKFADLSDAANRNHEALRLAKQEMNESRRQIQSLTCEVDGLKGVNEALQRQMREMEDEFGEEIGNYQDVVGRLEQEIQQMKEEMARHLREYQDLLNVKMALDIEIATYRKLLEGEESRITIPLHPTSSFSMRSSVLEPQPAESPARRTVLIKTIETRDGQQVVTESHKERAGK, from the exons ATGAGCCGCCGTGACCGCGACCCCCGGGTGCCGCCGCCCCTCaccgcggccccggggcggctggcggaggcggcggcagcgcggggcgcggagcgggaGGAGCTGGCGGCGCTGAACGATCGTTTCGCCGCTTTCCTGGAGCGGGTGCGGGCGCTGGAACGGCAGAACGGGACCCTCCGAGCCGCCCTGGGCCGCGCCACCGCCGCCACCGGGCCCCGCACCGGGCTGGtgcagggggagctgcaggggctgcgggagcggcTGCAGCGCCTCGGCCGCGACCGGGACCGGCTCCAGGCTGAGCGGGACGGGCTCGCCACCGACCTGGCGGCCCTGCGGCAGCG gctggaggACGAGACACAGAAGCGTGAGGATGCCGAGAAGAGCCTGGTGCTGTTCCGCAAG GACGTGGATCACGCCACGCTGTCTCGCCTGGAGCTGGAGCGCAAGGTGGAGCTGCTGATGGACGAGATCGGCTTCCTCAAGAAGCTGCACGAGGAG GAGCTGCGGGACCTGGAGGTGAGCGCGCCCAGCCCGGCGGGGCTGGCCGAGGCCGAGGTGTGCAAGCCGGAGCTGACGGCGGCGCTGCGGGAGATCCGCACCCAGTACGAGAGCATCGCCGTCAAGAACCTGCAGGAGGCCGAGGAGTGGTACAAATCAAAG TTTGCCGATCTCTCGGACGCAGCAAACCGCAACCACGAGGCGCTGCGACTGGCCAAGCAGGAGATGAACGAGTCCCGGAGGCAGATCCAGAGCCTCACCTGCGAGGTGGACGGGCTGAAGGGCGTG AATGAGGCGCTGCAGCGGCAGATGCGGGAGATGGAGGATGAGTTCGGGGAGGAGATCGGGAACTACCAGGACGTGGtggggaggctggagcaggagatccAGCAGATGAAGGAGGAGATGGCGCGGCACCTACGCGAGTACCAGGACCTGCTGAACGTCAAGATGGCCCTGGACATCGAGATTGCCACCTACCGAAAGCTGCTGGAGGGCGAGGAGAGCCG GATCACCATCCCACTGCACCCCACCTCCTCCTTCAGCATGAGGAGCTCAG TGCTGGAGCCCCAGCCTGCCGAGAGCCCTGCACGGAGGACGGTGCTCATCAAAACCATCGAGACACGGGACGGACAG CAAGTGGTGACGGAGTCGCACAAGGAGCGAGCGGGGAAGtga
- the LOC134565518 gene encoding tubulin alpha-1C chain produces MPSDKTIGGGDDSFNTFFSETGAGKHVPRAVFVDLEPTVIDEVRTGTYRQLFHPEQLITGKEDAANNYARGHYTIGKEIIDLVLDRIRKLADQCTGLQGFLVFHSFGGGTGSGFTSLLMERLSVDYGKKSKLEFSIYPAPQVSTAVVEPYNSILTTHTTLEHSDCAFMVDNEAIYDICRRNLDIERPTYTNLNRLISQIVSSITASLRFDGALNVDLTEFQTNLVPYPRIHFPLATYAPVISAEKAYHEQLTVAEITNACFEPANQMVKCDPRHGKYMACCLLYRGDVVPKDVNAAIATIKTKRTIQFVDWCPTGFKVGINYQPPTVVPGGDLAKVQRAVCMLSNTTAIAEAWARLDHKFDLMYAKRAFVHWYVGEGMEEGEFSEAREDMAALEKDYEEVGADSLEGDEEGEEY; encoded by the exons ATGCCCAGCGACAAGACCATCGGCGGGGGGGACGACTCCTTCAACACCTTCTTCAGCGAGACGGGCGCCGGCAAGCACGTGCCCCGGGCCGTGTTCGTGGACCTGGAGCCCACCGTGATCG ACGAGGTGCGCACCGGGACGTACCGGCAGCTCTTCCACCCCGAGCAGCTGATCACGGGCAAGGAGGATGCGGCCAACAACTACGCCCGCGGGCACTACACCATCGGCAAGGAGATCATCGACCTGGTCCTTGACCGCATCCGCAAGCTG GCTGACCagtgcacagggctgcagggcttcCTGGTGTTCCACAGCTTTGGCGGTGGCACCGGCTCTGGCTTCACCTCCCTGCTGATGGAGCGGCTCTCGGTGGACTACGGCAAGAAGTCCAAGCTGGAGTTCTCCATCTACCCAGCGCCACAGGTGTCCACGGCCGTGGTGGAGCCCTACAACTCCATCCTGACCACGCACACCACCCTGGAGCACTCCGACTGTGCCTTCATGGTGGACAACGAGGCCATCTACGACATCTGCCGCCGCAACCTGGACATCGAGCGCCCCACCTACACCAACCTGAACCGCCTCATCAGCCAGATCGTGTCGTCCATCACGGCCTCTCTGCGCTTTGACGGAGCCCTGAACGTCGACCTGACAGAATTCCAGACCAACCTGGTGCCGTACCCGCGCATCCACTTCCCTCTGGCCACCTATGCCCCGGTGATCTCTGCGGAGAAGGCTTATCACGAGCAGCTGACGGTGGCCGAAATCACCAACGCCTGCTTCGAGCCGGCCAACCAGATGGTGAAGTGTGACCCTCGCCACGGCAAGTACATGGCGTGCTGCCTGCTGTACCGCGGGGACGTGGTGCCCAAGGATGTCAACGCCGCCATCGCCACCATCAAGACCAAGCGCACCATCCAGTTTGTGGACTGGTGCCCGACCGGTTTCAAGGTGGGCATCAACTACCAGCCACCCACGGTGGTGCCCGGGGGCGACCTGGCCAAGGTGCAGCGCGCCGTGTGCATGCTGAGCAACACCACGGCCATCGCCGAGGCCTGGGCCCGCCTGGACCACAAGTTTGACCTGATGTACGCCAAGAGGGCGTTTGTGCACTGGTACGTGGGGGAGGGCATGGAGGAGGGGGAGTTCTCGGAGGCCCGTGAGGATATGGCTGCCCTGGAGAAGGATTACGAGGAGGTGGGGGCTGACAGCTTGGAGGGCGATGAGGAGGGGGAGGAATATTAG